In Microplitis mediator isolate UGA2020A chromosome 2, iyMicMedi2.1, whole genome shotgun sequence, a single window of DNA contains:
- the LOC130663200 gene encoding acetyl-CoA acetyltransferase, mitochondrial-like isoform X1, with protein sequence MIKMGINKIFISRAYSTRINLNRDVVIVSAVRTPMGSFLGSLSSIPAPKLGAIAIQAAVERARVTKEQVEEVYMGNVCQAGLGQAPARQATLFAGLPTSTICTTINKVCASGMKSVMLAAQSLLCGHQDIILAGGMESMSNVPYYLKRGTTPYGGVTLHDGIVFDGLTDVYNKGFHMGNCAENTAKKLGITRQEQDEFAINSYKRSASAWQNKVFKDEIVPVNVPTKRGMPDLIVNEDEEYKRVNFDKFGELKTVFQKDNGTVTAGNASTLNDGAAALILTTAEVAEKLNLKPLARIVDFHDAATDPIDFPIAPAFAIPKLLEKTGVKKDDVALWEINEAFSVVVVANQKQLDLDPAKVNVHGGAVSLGHPIGMSGARIIVHLVHALKQGEKGVASICNGGGGASSILIEKLRHPISPSPSLPRLQLFTKNPCPLCDVLKDELEAQFHGCYVLEQVDISKPGNEGLFELYRYQIPVLFFEGHYLCKHRLDIDLLKKRFHDFQQLQLNL encoded by the exons atgataaaaatg ggtatcaataaaatatttattagtagAGCTTACAGTAcgagaataaatttaaatagagaTGTAGTTATTGTAAGTGCGGTAAGAACACCGATGGGTTCATTTCTTGGGTCATTGTCATCGATACCGGCTCCAAAACTTGGTGCCATTGCTAtacaa GCTGCTGTTGAACGTGCACGTGTCACTAAAGAACAAGTTGAAGAAGTTTACATGGGTAATGTTTGTCAAGCAGGATTAGGACAAGCACCAGCTAGACAAGCAACTTTGTTCGCTG GTCTGCCAACATCAACAATTTGCACAACGATAAATAAAGTATGTGCAAGTGGAATGAAAAGTGTTATGTTAGCAGCCCAATCATTGCTATGCGGACATCAGGATATTATTTTAGCTGGTGGTATGGAATCAATGTCTAATGTTCCATATTATTTGAAACGTGGCACTACACCTTACGGTGGAGTTACTTTACAT GACGGCATTGTATTTGATGGATTGACGGATGTATACAACAAAGGTTTCCATATGGGGAATTGCGCTGAAAATACTGCCAAGAAATTAGGAATTACTCGTCAAGAGCAAGATGAATTTGCGATAAATAGTTACAAACGCAGTGCATCCGCTTGGCaaaataaagttttcaaaGATGAAATAGTTCCTGTCAATGTGCCAACTAAACGCGGAATGCCGGATTTGATAGTAAATGAAGATGAGGAATATAAGCGcgttaattttgataaatttggtGAATTAAAAACAGTTTTTCAA aaaGATAATGGGACTGTGACGGCTGGAAACGCGTCGACGCTAAATGACGGCGCTGCTGCATTAATTTTAACGACTGCTGAAGTTgctgaaaaattaaatcttaaaCCATTGGCACGAATTGTTGATTTTCATGATGCTGCCACTGATCCCATTGATTTTCCAATAGCACCTGCATTTGCTATTCCAAAA ttgctTGAAAAAACTGGAGTTAAAAAAGATGACGTAGCACTATGGGAAATAAATGAAGCATTTAGTGTAGTTGTGGTCGCTAATCAGAAACAATTAGATCTCGATCCAGCGAAGGTTAATGTCCATGGTGGTGCTGTGTCCCTTGGGCATCCTATTGG aatgTCTGGTGCTAGAATAATTGTCCACTTAGTCCACGCATTAAAACAAGGCGAGAAAGGTGTCGCATCAATTTGTAACGGCGGTGGAGGTGCATCATCTATTTTAATTGAGAAATT GAGACATCCAATTTCACCAAGCCCATCATTACCAAGACTTCAATTATTCACTAAAAATCCATGCCCACTGTGCGATGTACTGAAAGACGAACTTGAGGCCCAATTCCACGGTTGCTATGTGCTCGAACAAGTTGACATCAGCAAGCCCGGCAATGAGGGCTTGTTTGAGCTATATAGATATCAAATTCCGGTTCTCTTTTTTGAGGGGCACTATCTCTGCAAACATAGATTGGACATCGATCTCTTGAAGAAACGTTTCCACGATTTCCAACAGCTCCAACTAAACTTATAA
- the LOC130663200 gene encoding acetyl-CoA acetyltransferase, mitochondrial-like isoform X2 has protein sequence MIKMGINKIFISRAYSTRINLNRDVVIVSAVRTPMGSFLGSLSSIPAPKLGAIAIQAAVERARVTKEQVEEVYMGNVCQAGLGQAPARQATLFAGLPTSTICTTINKVCASGMKSVMLAAQSLLCGHQDIILAGGMESMSNVPYYLKRGTTPYGGVTLHDGIVFDGLTDVYNKGFHMGNCAENTAKKLGITRQEQDEFAINSYKRSASAWQNKVFKDEIVPVNVPTKRGMPDLIVNEDEEYKRVNFDKFGELKTVFQKDNGTVTAGNASTLNDGAAALILTTAEVAEKLNLKPLARIVDFHDAATDPIDFPIAPAFAIPKLLEKTGVKKDDVALWEINEAFSVVVVANQKQLDLDPAKVNVHGGAVSLGHPIGMSGARIIVHLVHALKQGEKGVASICNGGGGASSILIEKL, from the exons atgataaaaatg ggtatcaataaaatatttattagtagAGCTTACAGTAcgagaataaatttaaatagagaTGTAGTTATTGTAAGTGCGGTAAGAACACCGATGGGTTCATTTCTTGGGTCATTGTCATCGATACCGGCTCCAAAACTTGGTGCCATTGCTAtacaa GCTGCTGTTGAACGTGCACGTGTCACTAAAGAACAAGTTGAAGAAGTTTACATGGGTAATGTTTGTCAAGCAGGATTAGGACAAGCACCAGCTAGACAAGCAACTTTGTTCGCTG GTCTGCCAACATCAACAATTTGCACAACGATAAATAAAGTATGTGCAAGTGGAATGAAAAGTGTTATGTTAGCAGCCCAATCATTGCTATGCGGACATCAGGATATTATTTTAGCTGGTGGTATGGAATCAATGTCTAATGTTCCATATTATTTGAAACGTGGCACTACACCTTACGGTGGAGTTACTTTACAT GACGGCATTGTATTTGATGGATTGACGGATGTATACAACAAAGGTTTCCATATGGGGAATTGCGCTGAAAATACTGCCAAGAAATTAGGAATTACTCGTCAAGAGCAAGATGAATTTGCGATAAATAGTTACAAACGCAGTGCATCCGCTTGGCaaaataaagttttcaaaGATGAAATAGTTCCTGTCAATGTGCCAACTAAACGCGGAATGCCGGATTTGATAGTAAATGAAGATGAGGAATATAAGCGcgttaattttgataaatttggtGAATTAAAAACAGTTTTTCAA aaaGATAATGGGACTGTGACGGCTGGAAACGCGTCGACGCTAAATGACGGCGCTGCTGCATTAATTTTAACGACTGCTGAAGTTgctgaaaaattaaatcttaaaCCATTGGCACGAATTGTTGATTTTCATGATGCTGCCACTGATCCCATTGATTTTCCAATAGCACCTGCATTTGCTATTCCAAAA ttgctTGAAAAAACTGGAGTTAAAAAAGATGACGTAGCACTATGGGAAATAAATGAAGCATTTAGTGTAGTTGTGGTCGCTAATCAGAAACAATTAGATCTCGATCCAGCGAAGGTTAATGTCCATGGTGGTGCTGTGTCCCTTGGGCATCCTATTGG aatgTCTGGTGCTAGAATAATTGTCCACTTAGTCCACGCATTAAAACAAGGCGAGAAAGGTGTCGCATCAATTTGTAACGGCGGTGGAGGTGCATCATCTATTTTAATTGAGAAATTGTAA
- the LOC130663199 gene encoding acetyl-CoA acetyltransferase, mitochondrial-like isoform X2 has protein sequence MPHNSIMIKMRINKIFISRAYSTRINLNRDVVIVSAVRTPMGSFLGSLSSIPAPKLGAIAIQAAVERARVTKEQVDEVYMGSALQAGIKHAPARQATLFAGLPTSTICTTINKACASGMKCVMLAAQSLLCGHQDIILAGGMESMSNVPYYLKRGTTPYGGVTLHDGIMFDGLMDAFNKGFHMGNCAENIAKKLGITRQEQDEFAINSYKRSASAWRNKVFKDEVVPVNVPTKHGMPDLIVNEDEEYKHVIFDKLSKLKPVFQKDNGTVTAGNASTINDGAAALILTTAEVAEKLNLKPLARIVDFHDAATDPIDFPIAPTLASSKLLEKTGVKKDDVALWEINEAFSAVAVANQKQLDLDPAKFNVHGGAVSLGHPVGMSGARIIVHLVHALKQGEKGVASVCNAGGGASSILIEKL, from the exons ATGCCACATAAttcaataatgataaaaatg cgtatcaataaaatatttattagcaGAGCTTACAGTacaagaataaatttaaatagagaTGTAGTTATTGTCAGTGCGGTAAGAACACCAATGGGTTCATTTCTTGGGTCATTGTCATCGATACCGGCTCCAAAACTTGGTGCCATTGCTAtacaa GCTGCTGTTGAACGTGCACGTGTCACTAAGGAACAAGTTGACGAAGTTTACATGGGTAGTGCTTTGCAAGCAGGGATAAAACATGCACCAGCTAGACAAGCAACTTTATTCGCTG gTCTACCAACATCAACAATTTGtacaacaataaataaagCATGTGCAAGTGGAATGAAATGTGTTATGTTAGCAGCCCAATCATTGCTATGCGGACATCAGGATATTATTTTAGCTGGTGGTATGGAATCAATGTCTAATGTTCCATATTATTTGAAACGTGGCACTACACCTTACGGTGGAGTTACTTTACAT gATGGTATTATGTTTGATGGATTGATGGATGCATTCAACAAAGGTTTCCATATGGGGAATTGTGCTGAAAATATTGCCAAGAAATTAGGAATTACTCGTCAAGAGCAAGATGAATTTGCGATAAATAGTTACAAACGCAGTGCATCCGCTTGgcgaaataaagtttttaaagaCGAAGTAGTTCCTGTCAATGTACCAACTAAACACGGAATGCCGGATTTGATAGTAAATGAAGATGAGGAATATAAGCAcgttatttttgataaattgagCAAATTAAAACCAGTTTTTCAA aaAGATAATGGGACTGTGACGGCTGGAAACGCGTCGACGATAAATGACGGCGCTGCTGCATTAATTTTAACGACTGCCGAAGTTGCTGAAAAATTGAATCTTAAACCATTGGCACGAATTGTTGATTTTCATGATGCTGCCACTGATCCCATTGATTTTCCAATAGCACCTACACTTGCTAGTTCGAAA ttacttGAAAAAACTGGAGTGAAAAAAGATGATGTAGCGCTATGGGAAATAAATGAAGCATTTAGTGCCGTTGCGGTCGCTAATCAAAAACAATTAGATCTTGATCCAGCAAAGTTTAATGTCCATGGTGGTGCTGTGTCCCTTGGACATCCCGTTGG aatgTCTGGTGCTAGAATAATTGTTCACTTAGTCCACGCATTAAAACAAGGCGAGAAAGGTGTCGCATCAGTTTGTAACGCCGGTGGTGGTGCATCATCTATTTTAATTGAGAAATTGTAA
- the LOC130663199 gene encoding acetyl-CoA acetyltransferase, mitochondrial-like isoform X1 codes for MPHNSIMIKMRINKIFISRAYSTRINLNRDVVIVSAVRTPMGSFLGSLSSIPAPKLGAIAIQAAVERARVTKEQVDEVYMGSALQAGIKHAPARQATLFAGLPTSTICTTINKACASGMKCVMLAAQSLLCGHQDIILAGGMESMSNVPYYLKRGTTPYGGVTLHDGIMFDGLMDAFNKGFHMGNCAENIAKKLGITRQEQDEFAINSYKRSASAWRNKVFKDEVVPVNVPTKHGMPDLIVNEDEEYKHVIFDKLSKLKPVFQKDNGTVTAGNASTINDGAAALILTTAEVAEKLNLKPLARIVDFHDAATDPIDFPIAPTLASSKLLEKTGVKKDDVALWEINEAFSAVAVANQKQLDLDPAKFNVHGGAVSLGHPVGMSGARIIVHLVHALKQGEKGVASVCNAGGGASSILIEKLRHPISPSPSLPRLQLFTKNPCPLCDVLKDELEAQFHGCYVLEQVDISKPGNEGLFELYRYQIPVLFFEGHYLCKHRLDIELLKKRFHDFKQLQLNS; via the exons ATGCCACATAAttcaataatgataaaaatg cgtatcaataaaatatttattagcaGAGCTTACAGTacaagaataaatttaaatagagaTGTAGTTATTGTCAGTGCGGTAAGAACACCAATGGGTTCATTTCTTGGGTCATTGTCATCGATACCGGCTCCAAAACTTGGTGCCATTGCTAtacaa GCTGCTGTTGAACGTGCACGTGTCACTAAGGAACAAGTTGACGAAGTTTACATGGGTAGTGCTTTGCAAGCAGGGATAAAACATGCACCAGCTAGACAAGCAACTTTATTCGCTG gTCTACCAACATCAACAATTTGtacaacaataaataaagCATGTGCAAGTGGAATGAAATGTGTTATGTTAGCAGCCCAATCATTGCTATGCGGACATCAGGATATTATTTTAGCTGGTGGTATGGAATCAATGTCTAATGTTCCATATTATTTGAAACGTGGCACTACACCTTACGGTGGAGTTACTTTACAT gATGGTATTATGTTTGATGGATTGATGGATGCATTCAACAAAGGTTTCCATATGGGGAATTGTGCTGAAAATATTGCCAAGAAATTAGGAATTACTCGTCAAGAGCAAGATGAATTTGCGATAAATAGTTACAAACGCAGTGCATCCGCTTGgcgaaataaagtttttaaagaCGAAGTAGTTCCTGTCAATGTACCAACTAAACACGGAATGCCGGATTTGATAGTAAATGAAGATGAGGAATATAAGCAcgttatttttgataaattgagCAAATTAAAACCAGTTTTTCAA aaAGATAATGGGACTGTGACGGCTGGAAACGCGTCGACGATAAATGACGGCGCTGCTGCATTAATTTTAACGACTGCCGAAGTTGCTGAAAAATTGAATCTTAAACCATTGGCACGAATTGTTGATTTTCATGATGCTGCCACTGATCCCATTGATTTTCCAATAGCACCTACACTTGCTAGTTCGAAA ttacttGAAAAAACTGGAGTGAAAAAAGATGATGTAGCGCTATGGGAAATAAATGAAGCATTTAGTGCCGTTGCGGTCGCTAATCAAAAACAATTAGATCTTGATCCAGCAAAGTTTAATGTCCATGGTGGTGCTGTGTCCCTTGGACATCCCGTTGG aatgTCTGGTGCTAGAATAATTGTTCACTTAGTCCACGCATTAAAACAAGGCGAGAAAGGTGTCGCATCAGTTTGTAACGCCGGTGGTGGTGCATCATCTATTTTAATTGAGAAATT GAGACATCCAATTTCACCAAGCCCATCATTACCAAGACTTCAATTATTCACCAAAAATCCATGCCCACTGTGCGATGTACTGAAAGACGAACTTGAGGCCCAATTCCACGGTTGCTATGTGCTCGAACAAGTTGACATCAGCAAGCCCGGCAATGAGGGCTTGTTTGAGCTATATAGATATCAAATTCCGGTTCTCTTTTTTGAGGGACACTATCTCTGCAAACATAGATTGGACATCGAACTCTTGAAGAAACGTTTCCACGATTTCAAACAGCTCCAACTAAACTCATAA